In Halorussus limi, a genomic segment contains:
- a CDS encoding DUF58 domain-containing protein, producing MKSIRRTNRWRGISGVALLAGALGVLFSRPLVLLSGVVGVAFAAYARTAGTPDPDLDVTRTVSDDEPLPGDEVRVRLTVENVGDAMLSDLRVVDGVPDALPVVSGSARLGTALRPGKSATLTYSVEAERGDHEFDPATVIVRDFSGAIEVEQEVESKTTLRCVPKLGSTVDVPLRAQTTQYTGRVTTDVGGSGVEFHATREYRPGDPLSRVDWNRLARTGEVTTIDFREERAASVVVLVDTREKAYLARDDESRNAVQYGVDAAGKVVTKLLDAGDRVGLASLGPESCWLAPGAGHDHQARARELLATHPAFAPTPSGETFYPTTRLKQLRKRLPASTQVVFVTPLCDDFGPEVARRLDAEGHLVTVVSPDPTATDTPGQRFARTQRKHRVSKLRQAGVRVVDWDTDEKLGVALARTARVIGGVA from the coding sequence GTGAAGTCGATTCGTCGCACGAACCGGTGGCGCGGCATCAGCGGCGTCGCCCTGCTCGCGGGCGCGCTGGGCGTCCTGTTCAGTCGGCCGCTGGTCCTGCTGTCGGGCGTCGTCGGGGTCGCGTTCGCGGCCTACGCTCGGACCGCGGGCACGCCCGACCCCGACCTCGACGTGACCCGAACCGTCAGCGACGACGAACCCCTGCCCGGCGACGAGGTGCGGGTTCGACTCACCGTCGAGAACGTCGGGGACGCGATGCTCTCGGACCTCCGGGTCGTGGACGGCGTGCCCGACGCCCTGCCGGTCGTCTCGGGGTCGGCCCGCCTCGGGACCGCGCTCCGGCCCGGCAAGTCGGCGACGCTGACCTACTCGGTGGAGGCCGAGCGCGGCGACCACGAGTTCGACCCCGCGACGGTCATCGTCCGGGACTTCAGCGGCGCGATAGAGGTCGAGCAGGAGGTCGAGAGCAAGACGACGCTCCGGTGCGTGCCGAAACTCGGGAGCACCGTGGACGTGCCGCTGCGCGCCCAGACCACCCAGTACACCGGCCGGGTCACGACCGACGTAGGCGGGTCGGGCGTCGAGTTCCACGCGACCCGCGAGTACCGGCCGGGCGACCCGCTCTCGCGGGTGGACTGGAACCGCCTCGCGCGCACGGGCGAGGTCACAACCATCGACTTCCGCGAGGAGCGGGCCGCGAGCGTGGTCGTCCTCGTCGACACCCGCGAGAAGGCGTATCTGGCCCGCGACGACGAGTCGCGCAACGCGGTCCAGTACGGCGTGGACGCCGCGGGCAAAGTCGTCACGAAGCTCCTCGACGCGGGCGACCGGGTGGGACTGGCCTCGCTCGGGCCGGAGTCCTGCTGGCTCGCGCCCGGCGCCGGCCACGACCATCAGGCCCGCGCTCGGGAGCTACTGGCGACCCACCCCGCGTTCGCCCCGACGCCCTCCGGGGAGACGTTCTACCCGACGACGCGGCTCAAACAGCTCCGCAAGCGCCTGCCCGCCTCGACGCAGGTCGTGTTCGTCACGCCGCTGTGCGACGACTTCGGTCCGGAGGTCGCCCGAAGGCTCGACGCCGAGGGGCACCTCGTGACCGTCGTCAGCCCGGACCCCACCGCGACCGACACCCCGGGCCAGCGGTTCGCCCGGACCCAGCGCAAGCACCGGGTCTCGAAGCTCCGGCAGGCCGGAGTCCGCGTCGTTGACTGGGACACCGACGAGAAGTTGGGCGTCGCGTTGGCTCGGACGGCCCGAGTGATAGGAGGTGTCGCGTGA
- a CDS encoding DUF7519 family protein: MTREIDRSPARLSSALAVSAAALAAGTSALTTSTGLALGVAGFAVVALGVVRGSRRAITLGATVLLVGALVGGLFSGAPYFLLPGVIATVLAWDFAEQAINVGEQLGREADTTQLEVTHAAASTVVGVGAGALGYGIYLVASGGQPVPALVFLLLAAVVLTSALRN; this comes from the coding sequence GTGACCCGCGAAATCGACCGCTCGCCCGCGCGCCTCTCGTCGGCGCTCGCGGTCAGCGCGGCCGCCCTCGCGGCGGGCACCAGCGCACTCACGACCAGCACCGGACTCGCGCTCGGCGTCGCCGGGTTCGCCGTGGTCGCTCTCGGCGTGGTTCGCGGCTCCCGGCGGGCCATCACGCTCGGCGCGACTGTCCTGCTCGTCGGTGCGCTGGTCGGCGGCCTGTTCTCGGGTGCGCCGTACTTCCTCCTGCCGGGCGTCATCGCCACAGTGCTGGCGTGGGACTTCGCCGAGCAGGCCATCAACGTCGGCGAGCAGTTGGGTCGCGAGGCCGACACGACGCAACTGGAGGTGACCCACGCCGCGGCCAGCACGGTGGTCGGCGTCGGCGCTGGCGCGCTCGGCTACGGCATCTATCTGGTCGCCTCCGGCGGTCAGCCGGTGCCCGCGCTCGTGTTCCTGTTGCTGGCCGCGGTCGTGCTCACGTCGGCGCTCAGGAACTGA
- a CDS encoding AAA family ATPase has protein sequence MDVTEANEQCEAVLDTIGNAVIADREFLETVLLGAMAGGHALLEDVPGTGKTLTARSFASALGLSFSRVQFTPDLLPADVTGTHVFNEQDREFEFNEGPIFANVVLADEINRAPPKTQAALLEAMEEGQVTVDGDTHELPKPFFVIATQNPVEQEGTFPLPEAQVDRFAVKSSIGYPEVEGEYELLRRRAGRSDQSPSVGTVLDERLVTELREVPETVRVDDDLLEYMANVARETREDRRVQVGVSPRGTQRLFEATRAYAAMKGREFVTPDDVKRVAQPVLAHRVVLTPDAQVNNVSKSSIVDRVLDDVPVPTVE, from the coding sequence ATGGACGTAACCGAGGCCAACGAGCAGTGTGAAGCCGTCCTCGACACCATCGGAAACGCCGTCATCGCCGACCGGGAGTTCCTCGAAACCGTGCTCCTCGGCGCGATGGCGGGCGGACACGCCCTGCTGGAGGACGTGCCGGGGACGGGCAAGACGCTGACCGCGCGGAGTTTCGCGTCGGCGCTCGGCCTCTCGTTCTCGCGAGTCCAGTTCACGCCCGACCTCCTGCCCGCGGACGTGACCGGGACCCACGTGTTCAACGAGCAGGACCGCGAGTTCGAGTTCAACGAGGGTCCCATCTTCGCCAACGTGGTCCTCGCCGACGAGATAAATCGGGCACCGCCGAAGACGCAGGCCGCCCTGCTCGAAGCGATGGAGGAGGGACAGGTCACGGTGGACGGCGACACCCACGAGTTGCCGAAGCCGTTCTTCGTCATCGCCACGCAGAACCCCGTCGAGCAGGAGGGCACCTTCCCGCTGCCGGAGGCACAAGTCGACCGCTTCGCCGTCAAGTCCTCCATCGGCTACCCCGAAGTCGAGGGCGAGTACGAACTCCTCCGGCGGCGCGCCGGGCGCTCCGACCAGAGTCCGTCGGTCGGAACCGTGCTGGACGAGCGACTCGTGACGGAACTCCGCGAGGTGCCCGAGACGGTCCGGGTGGACGACGACCTGCTGGAGTACATGGCGAACGTCGCCCGCGAGACCCGCGAGGACCGCCGCGTGCAGGTCGGCGTCTCGCCCCGCGGGACTCAGCGTCTCTTCGAGGCGACCCGGGCCTACGCCGCGATGAAGGGCCGGGAGTTCGTCACCCCGGACGACGTGAAGCGCGTGGCCCAACCGGTGCTGGCCCACAGAGTCGTCCTGACGCCCGACGCGCAGGTCAACAACGTCTCGAAGTCCTCCATCGTGGACCGCGTGCTGGACGACGTGCCCGTGCCGACGGTCGAGTAG
- a CDS encoding TspO/MBR family protein: MNVTETLGGGDGEGVDWPVLLGSVLLCELAGVVPSLLTANEVATWYPTLAKPGFTPPSWLFGPVWTALYLLMGVALYLVWRSDGGRLRRVALAAFGVQLVLNAAWTLVFFGTQAIFGGLVVILVLLAAILATIGAFARIDRRAAALLVPYLLWVGFATALNLQIWRLN, encoded by the coding sequence ATGAACGTCACGGAGACGCTGGGAGGCGGCGACGGCGAGGGCGTCGACTGGCCGGTCCTGCTGGGGAGCGTCCTCCTCTGCGAACTCGCGGGCGTCGTCCCGTCGCTGCTGACCGCCAACGAGGTGGCGACGTGGTATCCGACGCTGGCCAAACCCGGGTTCACGCCGCCCAGTTGGCTGTTCGGCCCGGTCTGGACCGCGCTCTACCTGCTGATGGGCGTGGCGCTCTACCTGGTCTGGCGGAGCGACGGCGGGCGACTCCGGCGGGTGGCGCTCGCGGCCTTCGGCGTCCAACTCGTCCTGAACGCCGCGTGGACCTTGGTCTTCTTCGGCACGCAGGCCATCTTCGGCGGCCTCGTCGTCATCCTCGTCCTGCTGGCGGCCATCCTCGCGACGATTGGAGCGTTCGCCCGCATCGACCGCCGGGCGGCCGCGCTCCTCGTGCCCTACCTGCTGTGGGTCGGGTTCGCTACCGCGCTCAATCTCCAGATTTGGCGACTCAACTGA
- a CDS encoding alpha-isopropylmalate synthase regulatory domain-containing protein, whose amino-acid sequence MRLLDTTLRDGEQAPGVSLTPEEKAEIATALDRAGVSVVEAGSACTGDGERETIERVADLGLDARVTSFARGVRNDIDLALDCGVDGVNLVVPASDRHVEGKVGTSRDEVVETTADLVTHARDHGLWVEVIGEDGSRADLDFLERLAAAAHDAGADRFCFADTVGHTGPERAYEAVSRLTELGPTSTHTHDDLGLAVTNALASVAAGADLVHATVNGVGERAGNVALEEVAIALDHCYGVETVETTELYDLARVVADATDVALAPNKAVVGENAFAHESGIHTDGTLKDERMYEPYPPETVGRERRLVLGKHTGRAGAKAALAEHGVEVSDDELAEVVARVQRLAEQNKRVTDADLLAIADDVRGRERDRRIALLELTATSGGPRPTASVRLDVDGEEQVASGTGDGPVDAAVSAVREAVSGSRDSAAVAADAALESYHVDAITGGTDAVVTVEVEMSRGDRSVTVRASDGDITRASVTAMVDALDRLLVADGETDPATADD is encoded by the coding sequence GTGCGGCTTCTGGACACCACGCTCCGGGACGGCGAGCAGGCGCCGGGCGTCTCGCTGACTCCCGAGGAGAAAGCCGAGATAGCGACCGCGCTCGACCGCGCGGGCGTCTCGGTCGTGGAGGCCGGGAGCGCCTGCACCGGCGACGGCGAGCGCGAGACCATCGAGCGCGTGGCCGACCTCGGTCTGGACGCCCGCGTGACCAGTTTCGCGCGCGGCGTCCGCAACGATATCGACCTCGCGCTCGACTGCGGCGTGGACGGCGTGAACCTCGTCGTGCCCGCCAGCGACCGCCACGTCGAGGGGAAGGTCGGCACCTCGCGCGACGAGGTGGTCGAGACGACCGCCGACCTCGTGACCCACGCCCGCGACCACGGTCTCTGGGTCGAAGTCATCGGCGAGGACGGGTCGCGCGCCGACCTGGACTTCCTCGAACGCCTCGCCGCGGCCGCCCACGACGCCGGGGCCGACCGGTTCTGCTTCGCCGACACGGTGGGCCACACCGGTCCGGAGCGCGCCTACGAGGCGGTCTCCCGACTGACCGAACTCGGACCGACCAGCACCCACACCCACGACGACCTCGGTCTGGCGGTCACCAACGCGCTCGCCAGCGTGGCCGCGGGCGCGGACCTCGTCCACGCCACGGTCAACGGCGTCGGCGAGCGCGCAGGTAACGTCGCGCTCGAAGAGGTCGCCATCGCGCTCGACCACTGCTACGGGGTCGAGACGGTCGAGACGACCGAACTCTACGACCTCGCGCGAGTCGTGGCCGACGCGACCGACGTGGCGCTCGCGCCGAACAAGGCGGTCGTCGGCGAGAACGCCTTCGCCCACGAGTCGGGCATCCACACCGACGGCACGCTCAAGGACGAGCGCATGTACGAACCCTACCCGCCCGAGACGGTCGGCCGGGAGCGTCGCCTCGTCCTCGGCAAGCACACCGGTCGGGCGGGCGCGAAGGCCGCGCTCGCCGAACACGGCGTCGAGGTCAGCGACGACGAACTCGCGGAGGTCGTCGCGCGCGTCCAGCGACTCGCCGAGCAGAACAAGCGCGTGACCGATGCCGACCTGCTCGCCATCGCCGACGACGTGCGGGGCCGCGAGCGGGACCGGCGCATCGCGCTGCTGGAACTCACCGCGACCAGCGGCGGTCCCCGACCGACTGCGAGCGTCCGCCTCGACGTGGACGGCGAGGAGCAGGTCGCCAGCGGCACCGGCGACGGTCCGGTGGACGCCGCGGTCAGCGCGGTCCGCGAGGCCGTCTCCGGGTCGCGCGACTCGGCGGCGGTCGCGGCCGATGCCGCGCTCGAATCGTACCACGTGGACGCGATTACGGGCGGCACCGACGCGGTCGTGACGGTCGAGGTCGAGATGTCGCGGGGCGACCGCTCGGTGACGGTCCGGGCGAGCGACGGCGACATCACCCGCGCCAGCGTCACCGCGATGGTGGACGCGCTCGACCGCCTCCTCGTCGCGGACGGCGAGACCGACCCCGCGACCGCCGACGACTGA
- a CDS encoding sugar O-acetyltransferase — translation MGSEKEKMLNGELYDADAPELRAERERARELTRRYNRTGADDRETRRQILEELLGSLGDECEIEPPFRCDYGYNVHVGENFYANFDCVVLDVRRVEFGDNCQVGPGVHVYTATHPLKAADRIEGPEYGKPVTVGDNVWIGGRAVLNPGVTVGDDAVVGSGAVVTDDVPDGVVVQGNPATVVKELD, via the coding sequence ATGGGCTCCGAGAAGGAGAAGATGCTGAACGGCGAACTGTACGACGCCGACGCTCCCGAACTCCGCGCCGAGCGAGAGCGCGCGCGGGAACTCACGCGGCGCTACAACCGGACGGGGGCCGACGACCGGGAGACGCGGCGGCAGATACTCGAAGAACTGCTGGGGTCGCTCGGCGACGAGTGCGAGATAGAACCGCCGTTCCGGTGCGACTACGGGTACAACGTCCACGTCGGCGAGAACTTCTACGCGAACTTCGACTGCGTCGTTCTGGACGTGCGTCGAGTGGAGTTCGGAGACAACTGCCAAGTCGGGCCGGGCGTCCACGTCTACACGGCGACCCACCCGCTGAAGGCGGCGGACCGAATCGAAGGCCCCGAGTACGGGAAACCGGTTACGGTGGGCGACAACGTCTGGATAGGCGGACGGGCCGTTCTCAATCCGGGGGTGACGGTCGGCGACGACGCCGTCGTCGGTTCCGGGGCCGTCGTGACGGACGACGTTCCCGACGGCGTCGTGGTGCAGGGGAACCCGGCGACCGTCGTCAAGGAACTCGACTGA
- a CDS encoding DUF192 domain-containing protein, with the protein MRLVRDDGRTEQVIATEVETADSFLSQARGLMFRRSIPDEYALVFRFDEAASRDVHMVFVPFPLDVLWLRDDEVQRKERLSAWTGLAEAEADRLIELPAGSADAVSVGDEVRLER; encoded by the coding sequence GTGCGACTGGTACGCGACGACGGCCGGACCGAGCAGGTCATCGCCACCGAGGTCGAGACCGCCGACTCGTTTCTTTCGCAGGCCCGGGGCCTGATGTTCCGGCGGTCGATTCCCGACGAATACGCGCTCGTCTTCCGGTTCGACGAGGCGGCGAGCAGAGACGTTCACATGGTGTTCGTCCCCTTCCCCCTGGACGTGCTGTGGCTTCGGGACGACGAGGTCCAGCGGAAAGAGCGCCTCTCGGCGTGGACCGGACTGGCGGAGGCCGAGGCCGACCGGTTAATCGAACTCCCGGCGGGGAGCGCGGACGCTGTGTCGGTCGGCGACGAGGTCCGCCTCGAACGCTAA
- a CDS encoding DUF7097 family protein, with protein sequence MKETPTGTPVGVDDPYDHAGVCDHLTDEGKCRFAFENPEQDPEFARERRRDDLRCPAVDPDSEALCASKRSSGERSDPRDGDWNWEDCPHYRCRNRNRECVRCGLGERRMAHSDERPLLEEHHLSYAGEGETLSHEITVFLCRWCHAKVHKSWARIDDDVNPDPEAIAEKEGRRSREQSEAGFESAAERFDLDDET encoded by the coding sequence ATGAAGGAGACGCCCACCGGAACCCCGGTCGGCGTGGACGACCCCTACGACCACGCGGGCGTCTGCGACCACCTCACCGACGAGGGCAAGTGCCGGTTCGCCTTCGAGAACCCCGAGCAGGACCCGGAGTTCGCCCGCGAGCGCAGACGCGACGACCTGCGGTGTCCCGCCGTCGACCCCGACAGCGAGGCGCTATGCGCCTCGAAACGGTCGAGCGGAGAGCGAAGCGACCCGCGAGACGGGGACTGGAACTGGGAGGACTGCCCCCACTACCGGTGTCGGAACCGGAACCGCGAGTGCGTCCGGTGCGGCCTCGGAGAGCGCCGGATGGCCCACTCCGACGAGCGCCCCCTGCTCGAAGAGCATCACCTCTCGTACGCGGGCGAGGGCGAGACGCTGAGCCACGAGATTACGGTCTTCCTCTGTCGCTGGTGCCACGCCAAGGTCCACAAGTCGTGGGCGCGCATCGACGACGACGTGAACCCCGACCCCGAGGCCATCGCCGAGAAGGAGGGCAGGCGGTCGCGCGAGCAGTCCGAGGCCGGGTTCGAGTCGGCCGCCGAGCGGTTCGACTTGGACGACGAGACGTAG
- a CDS encoding VOC family protein, with translation MDNATELGHVHLKVRDVDRAVAFYRDVLGLDVTERVGNFAFLSFGERHHDVALQGLGPDAEGPGRGVGLYHAAFEVPSADALRETHRRLRERGVAVSPVDHGISKALYFEDPDGNGLEVYLDTREGNDRTEWRGENAQFDPESLGE, from the coding sequence ATGGACAACGCGACCGAACTCGGGCACGTCCACCTCAAGGTCCGCGACGTGGACCGAGCAGTGGCGTTCTACCGCGACGTGCTGGGACTCGACGTGACCGAGCGAGTCGGTAACTTCGCCTTCCTCTCGTTCGGCGAGCGCCACCACGACGTCGCGCTCCAAGGTCTCGGCCCGGACGCCGAGGGTCCCGGCCGCGGCGTCGGACTGTACCACGCCGCGTTCGAGGTTCCGAGCGCCGACGCGCTCCGCGAGACGCACCGACGACTCCGCGAGCGCGGGGTCGCCGTCTCTCCGGTGGACCACGGTATCAGCAAGGCGCTGTACTTCGAGGACCCCGACGGGAACGGTCTGGAGGTGTACCTCGACACCCGTGAGGGGAACGACCGCACGGAGTGGCGCGGCGAGAACGCGCAGTTCGACCCGGAGTCGCTCGGGGAGTGA
- a CDS encoding GMP synthase subunit A gives MTRIVVVDNHGQFTHLEHRALRDMGVETEIVENTTPAEEIDADGLVLSGGPDIDDIGNCADYLDLDVPVLGICLGMQVIADELGGRVGEGEYGGYADVTVEILDDDDPLVGSLAPETRVWASHADEVKEVPEGFARTAKSDVCGVEAMADPDRDLYGVQWHPEVAHTEEGEEVFENFRAVCE, from the coding sequence ATGACTCGTATCGTCGTGGTTGACAACCACGGGCAGTTCACGCACCTCGAACATCGCGCGCTCCGCGACATGGGCGTCGAGACCGAAATCGTCGAGAACACGACGCCCGCGGAGGAAATCGACGCCGACGGACTCGTCCTCTCCGGGGGTCCCGACATCGACGACATCGGCAACTGCGCCGACTACCTCGACCTCGACGTGCCCGTGCTGGGCATCTGTCTGGGCATGCAGGTCATCGCCGACGAACTGGGCGGCCGGGTCGGCGAGGGCGAGTACGGCGGCTACGCCGACGTGACCGTCGAGATTCTGGACGACGACGACCCGCTCGTCGGGTCGCTTGCGCCCGAGACCCGCGTCTGGGCGAGCCACGCCGACGAGGTCAAGGAGGTCCCCGAGGGCTTCGCGCGGACCGCCAAGAGCGACGTCTGCGGCGTCGAAGCGATGGCCGACCCCGACCGCGACCTCTACGGCGTCCAGTGGCACCCCGAAGTCGCCCACACCGAGGAGGGCGAGGAAGTGTTCGAGAACTTCCGGGCCGTCTGCGAGTAA
- a CDS encoding putative quinol monooxygenase — MIVVHASVPIDPDRREEALDSARDLAERTRAEEGVLDYAATTDVSDPNVVRFFEWYEDEEALDAHQRTDHYREWVEALPDQLDGDVEDLDVTQFVVDEAFDPNADVDRE; from the coding sequence ATGATAGTCGTTCACGCCAGCGTTCCCATCGACCCGGACCGGCGCGAGGAGGCGCTCGACAGCGCTCGCGACCTCGCGGAACGGACGCGGGCCGAGGAGGGCGTCCTCGACTACGCGGCGACGACGGACGTCTCGGACCCGAACGTGGTGCGATTCTTCGAGTGGTACGAGGACGAGGAGGCGCTCGACGCCCACCAGCGGACCGACCACTACCGGGAGTGGGTCGAGGCGCTGCCCGACCAACTCGACGGCGACGTCGAGGACCTCGACGTGACGCAGTTCGTCGTGGACGAGGCGTTCGACCCGAACGCGGACGTCGACCGCGAGTAA
- a CDS encoding DUF2070 family protein → MTATQGDLASLSRYIFRAPRWYASVTFALLIAAVAGVGAFDSQFVLEDAWQGVFFIGVPTVAASLLTTPVDRSLGGQLTYNRSSLLALTCEAIIVAIMAAAGAIAALTPHLGQQFVFDSLIVGLASVFALRLLVVMAVSGRSVLVAAIPASLQTAAAALLFFIYSGTMKYLYVGGGPLVEVVFMRADEAPPELGVIVPVDFALLGVMCLIYGSAVWAFVQFIDRPWKRSLGVSVLDFIRGFIGHIAEGTNELEGFFEDIGEEAVVPVTVLAFRSADDGAEKARFVLPMIHPGPMGEIGGGNLPERVAESAEGIAFPPHATAGHDFNLVTEREVETLIETANDAFENIEYHDTATPAVRVQEGDAKVVGQAFGGDALLVATYSPEFADDVEYAVGLSAAAEARSAGVEDVMLVDAHNCNNGLQGPDLGHVYPGSERSFEMMQAAGETGDRLADAEQAPVRMGVAWDETEWEPLDGIGPLGVRVSILEVGDHRTAYVLVDGNNMEPGLRDRIVARLTGEDGAASAGESSGVKAAEESATVAADGAALPVVDEAEVMTTDTHVVNQVEASNQVGEAIDQDELVAVVERLVGEATEDLEPVEAGMASERAEVTVFGNDRTETLASHANAVISMGAALAATVVMAAMAVSLLIFFIASS, encoded by the coding sequence ATGACAGCGACGCAGGGCGACCTCGCCAGTCTGTCGCGGTACATCTTCCGCGCGCCGCGGTGGTACGCCAGCGTGACGTTCGCGCTCCTCATCGCGGCGGTCGCGGGCGTCGGCGCGTTCGACTCGCAGTTCGTGCTGGAGGACGCGTGGCAGGGCGTGTTCTTCATCGGCGTCCCGACCGTCGCCGCCAGCCTGCTGACCACGCCGGTCGACCGCTCGCTCGGCGGCCAGTTGACCTACAACCGGTCGTCGCTGCTGGCGCTGACCTGCGAGGCCATCATCGTCGCCATCATGGCCGCGGCGGGAGCGATAGCCGCGCTCACCCCGCACCTCGGCCAGCAGTTCGTCTTCGACTCGCTCATCGTCGGTCTGGCCTCGGTGTTCGCGCTCCGCCTGCTGGTCGTGATGGCGGTCTCGGGTCGGTCGGTCCTCGTCGCCGCGATTCCCGCGAGCCTCCAGACCGCCGCGGCCGCCCTGCTGTTTTTCATCTACAGCGGGACGATGAAGTACCTCTACGTCGGCGGCGGTCCGCTGGTCGAGGTCGTGTTCATGCGGGCCGACGAGGCGCCGCCGGAACTCGGCGTCATCGTCCCCGTCGATTTCGCGCTGCTGGGCGTGATGTGTCTCATCTACGGCTCTGCGGTCTGGGCGTTCGTCCAGTTCATCGACCGGCCGTGGAAGCGCAGTCTCGGCGTGAGCGTCCTCGACTTCATCCGTGGATTCATCGGCCACATCGCCGAGGGGACCAACGAACTGGAGGGGTTCTTCGAGGACATCGGCGAGGAGGCCGTGGTGCCCGTGACGGTTCTCGCGTTCCGGAGCGCCGACGACGGCGCGGAGAAGGCCCGGTTCGTCCTGCCGATGATTCACCCCGGACCGATGGGCGAAATCGGCGGCGGCAACCTCCCCGAACGCGTCGCCGAGTCGGCCGAGGGCATCGCGTTCCCGCCCCACGCCACCGCGGGCCACGACTTCAACCTCGTGACCGAACGCGAGGTCGAGACCCTCATCGAGACGGCGAACGACGCCTTCGAGAACATCGAGTACCACGACACCGCGACCCCCGCGGTCCGCGTCCAAGAGGGCGACGCCAAGGTGGTCGGTCAGGCGTTCGGCGGCGACGCCCTGCTGGTGGCGACCTACTCGCCGGAGTTCGCCGACGACGTGGAGTACGCGGTCGGTCTCTCGGCCGCGGCGGAGGCCCGGTCGGCGGGCGTCGAGGACGTGATGCTCGTGGACGCCCACAACTGCAACAACGGACTGCAGGGGCCCGACCTCGGCCACGTATACCCCGGCAGCGAGCGCTCGTTCGAGATGATGCAGGCCGCGGGCGAGACCGGCGACAGACTGGCCGACGCCGAGCAGGCCCCCGTCAGGATGGGCGTGGCGTGGGACGAGACCGAGTGGGAACCCCTCGACGGCATCGGCCCGCTCGGGGTCCGGGTCTCGATTCTGGAGGTCGGCGACCACCGCACGGCCTACGTCCTCGTGGACGGCAACAACATGGAACCCGGCCTGCGCGACCGCATCGTCGCGCGACTGACGGGCGAGGACGGGGCGGCGAGCGCGGGCGAGTCGTCCGGCGTGAAGGCCGCCGAGGAGTCGGCGACGGTGGCGGCCGACGGCGCGGCGCTTCCCGTCGTCGACGAGGCCGAAGTGATGACCACCGACACCCACGTCGTGAATCAGGTCGAGGCCTCGAATCAGGTCGGTGAGGCCATCGACCAGGACGAACTCGTCGCGGTCGTCGAGCGCCTCGTCGGCGAGGCGACCGAGGACCTCGAACCGGTCGAGGCGGGCATGGCCAGCGAGCGCGCAGAGGTGACGGTGTTCGGCAACGACCGGACCGAGACGCTCGCCAGCCACGCCAACGCGGTCATCTCGATGGGCGCGGCGCTGGCCGCGACGGTCGTCATGGCCGCGATGGCCGTGAGTCTGCTCATCTTCTTCATCGCGTCGTCGTGA
- a CDS encoding diacylglycerol/lipid kinase family protein — MNRESGADGASHGDARADDTPDARTDANRETDTAPDGGTDARRLILNPTSGGGTHVERVRDLADDYGFTVAETEHAGHGTDLAERAAADGVETLAVCGGDGTLHEVVQGLVRADALDAVTLCVVPAGTENFFARGLGVETLAEGFEVAADGETRALDLGVAGDEPFVLSAIAGLPADASAAATHNRKNSLGPVAFVVAGIEEALDFDGLQVRIDAVEDDGTETEWAGEAEAVLVGNVRKFAEEGGQADAEDGLLEVTIIERLAAHDAVVEYLEQRVLERDTPHVTELHARRLDFESLDGDSVTFSLDGEIREFERVTIDTRPGALRVKVGDDYEPNPE, encoded by the coding sequence ATGAACCGCGAGAGTGGCGCGGACGGTGCGAGCCACGGCGACGCCCGGGCTGACGACACGCCCGATGCCCGGACGGACGCCAACCGGGAGACCGACACCGCGCCCGACGGCGGGACCGACGCCCGCCGACTGATTCTGAACCCGACCAGCGGCGGCGGAACCCACGTCGAGCGCGTCCGTGACCTCGCCGACGACTACGGGTTCACCGTCGCGGAGACCGAGCACGCGGGCCACGGTACCGACCTCGCCGAACGGGCCGCCGCCGACGGCGTGGAGACGCTGGCGGTCTGCGGCGGCGACGGTACGCTCCACGAAGTCGTGCAGGGTCTCGTCCGGGCCGACGCACTCGACGCGGTGACGCTCTGCGTGGTGCCCGCGGGGACCGAGAACTTCTTCGCCCGCGGCCTCGGCGTCGAAACCCTCGCGGAGGGCTTCGAGGTCGCGGCGGACGGAGAGACCCGCGCCCTCGACCTCGGAGTCGCGGGCGACGAACCGTTCGTCCTCTCGGCCATCGCCGGCCTGCCCGCCGACGCGAGCGCCGCCGCGACCCACAATCGGAAGAACAGCCTCGGCCCGGTCGCGTTCGTGGTCGCGGGCATCGAGGAAGCGCTCGACTTCGACGGTCTCCAAGTGAGAATCGACGCCGTGGAGGACGACGGGACCGAGACCGAGTGGGCGGGCGAGGCCGAGGCCGTCCTCGTGGGCAACGTCCGGAAGTTCGCCGAGGAGGGCGGACAGGCCGACGCCGAAGACGGACTGCTGGAGGTCACCATCATCGAACGACTCGCGGCCCACGACGCGGTCGTGGAGTACCTCGAACAGCGGGTCCTCGAACGCGACACCCCGCACGTCACGGAACTCCACGCCAGACGACTCGACTTCGAGAGCCTCGACGGCGACTCGGTCACGTTCAGTCTCGACGGCGAGATTCGGGAGTTCGAGCGCGTGACAATCGACACGCGACCGGGCGCACTCCGGGTGAAAGTCGGGGACGACTACGAACCGAATCCGGAGTGA